Genomic segment of Veillonella parvula DSM 2008:
GCCGATGTATTATTCCTCACGCAGAATTGCCAATCGGCATTCTCATTTCTCTCATTGGGGCACCAACCTTTGTATACATGTTGGTGCGTAAGAACTACGGATTTGGAGGGGAATAATGAATATTCAAACAGATAATATCCAAGTCTCATTTGGTTCTAAAACGATTCTTCAGGATATTTCCCTAGATATACGAAATAAGGAATTCGTTGGCATTATTGGTCCTAATGGTAGTGGTAAAAGTACGTTCTTGAAATGCTTATACCGCGTGCTTCAGCCTAATCATGGGAAGATTTTCTTTGATGGCACTGAAATGAGTTCCTTAAGTCATCGCGATACAGCCTTAAAAATGGCTGTAGTGGCACAGCATAGTACGGTTAACTTTGATTTTTCCGTCCTTGAAATGGTTCTCATGGGCCGTTCCCCTTATAAAGGGCTACTCGATAGAGATCAAATTGATGACTATGAAATCGCCCGACATGCATTAGCTCAAGTAGGGCTTAGTGATTTTGAAAGTCGCAATTTTAATACCTTATCTGGTGGTGAGCAGCA
This window contains:
- a CDS encoding ABC transporter ATP-binding protein, giving the protein MNIQTDNIQVSFGSKTILQDISLDIRNKEFVGIIGPNGSGKSTFLKCLYRVLQPNHGKIFFDGTEMSSLSHRDTALKMAVVAQHSTVNFDFSVLEMVLMGRSPYKGLLDRDQIDDYEIARHALAQVGLSDFESRNFNTLSGGEQQRVILARALAQRTECLVLDEPTNHLDIKYQLELMTIVKRLDATVVAAIHDLNLAAIYCDRLIALKDGSVVCTGTPHEVLTEDTICHIYGVSATVQTLPNGRLNIIYNME